Proteins found in one Micropterus dolomieu isolate WLL.071019.BEF.003 ecotype Adirondacks linkage group LG12, ASM2129224v1, whole genome shotgun sequence genomic segment:
- the LOC123980626 gene encoding endonuclease domain-containing 1 protein-like — protein sequence MMAVLKTWCLLPLAALLLLSIVPTAAEVVRSMSDCAEFLLQQTPPQIPGILEEGEILDQNRYRPICQTWMNTRRFVTLYDTKNKIPVFSAYKYRGKHVEDPKEGRGKHPWKTEPQLETEDKNMRVGPLRYNHQAVDNDYNKRTAFNRGHLFPSNYGFTKDDKIATFTLTNTVPQERRFNSGSWNRMETCVKCVMDKYCINNNEILEGFLVTGAQPSTNNLLNKKVNIPSMLWSAFCCYSHSENKWLASAHWGDNNGDTNSMPTKTLAELHKKLSTGDTVFEVFPGTCPRETTVTELYPKLDKTCLCPLPISTSAPPTTTSAPLSALSTCLRSHCTSEPVFVNHFGGFEKLCLTACRSETLRSRYLIQRCCFIFSARRHNKRLYYGS from the exons ATGATGGCAGTATTGAAGACGTGGTGCCTCCTGCCCCTCGCTGCTCTCCTCCTTCTATCCATTGTTCCCACAGCAGCCGAAGTGGTGAGGTCAATGTCAGACTGTGCAGAGTTTCTTCTTCAGCAAACTCCACCACAAATCCCAGGAATCTTGGAGGAAGGGGAAATCCTGGACCAGAACAGATACAGACCCATTTGCCAGACTTGGATGAACACAAGACGTTTTGTGACGCTCTATGACACCAAAAACAAGATCCCGGTGTTTTCAGCTTACAAGTACAGAGGGAAACACGTCGAGGACCCAAAAGAGGGAAGAGGAAAACACCCATGGAAGACAGAACCACAG CTTGAGACAGAGGACAAGAACATGAGAGTAGGACCATTAAGGTACAACCACCAGGCTGTGGACAATGATTACAATAAACGGACAGCGTTCAACAGAGGGCATTTATTTCCAAGCAATTATGGATTTACCAAAGATGACAAAATAGCTACCTTTACTCTGACCAACACTGTTCCACAAGAACGCAGATTCAACAGTGGAAGCTGGAACAGAATGGAGACATGTGTCAAATGTGTTATGGATAAATACTGCATCAACAACAATGAAATTCTTGAAGGCTTTCTGgtaaccggagcacagcccagCACCAACAACTTGCTCAACAAGAAGGTTAATATTCCTTCGATGCTCTGGTCAGCATTCTGCTGCTACAGTCACAGTGAAAACAAGTGGCTAGCAAGTGCGCACTGGGGCGACAACAATGGAGATACAAATTCAATGCCGACTAAGACCTTGGCAGAGCTCCACAAAAAACTGAGCACAGGAGACACAGTATTTGAAGTGTTTCCTGGAACATGTCCTCGTGAAACCACTGTCACTGAGTTATACCCAAAACTAGATAAAACATGCCTATGCCCACTACCCATTTCAACATCTGCACCTCCCACCACCACATCTGCCCCACTTTCTGCCTTATCTACCTGTTTGAGATCCCATTGCACTTCAGAGCCAGTGTTCGTGAATCATTTTGGAGGGTTTGAAAAACTTTGTTTGACAGCATGTCGTTCAGAAACATTGAGATCAAGATATCTAATCCAGAGGTGCTGTTTTATATTCTCAGCTAGACGGCATAACAAACGACTTTATTATGGTAGTTGA